A region from the Arachis ipaensis cultivar K30076 chromosome B01, Araip1.1, whole genome shotgun sequence genome encodes:
- the LOC110266224 gene encoding uncharacterized protein LOC110266224 gives MTLATFLKVKPPKFKGTLVATDADNWFPAIERSLRAQHGIQRLLQQDEGDIPWNIFKDEFYKKYFPRAARDTKEMELMQLKQGNTTVAEYARKFDDLCRFSKICQGNPADFEEWKCLKFEGGLREDLMSSVVPLEIRNFAELVNKCKLVEECVKKVGNIPARPMGGNGGRPRQDNGKRPQQVQVNTTCKRCGKDHG, from the exons atgacccttgcgacttTTCTGAAGGTTAAGCCACCTAAGTTTAAaggtacactcgttgcgactgaTGCTGACAACTGGTTTCCAGCTATCGAACGATCACTGCGAGCGCAGCAT gggatacagcgactaTTGCAACAAGATGAAGGCGATATTCCTTGGAATATTTTTAAGgatgaattttataagaagtattttccgaGGGCAGCTCGTGATACtaaggagatggaacttatgcagctgaaaCAGGGTAACACAACTGTTGCAGAATATGCCCGTAAGTTTGATGACTTGTGCCGTTTCTCCAAGATCTGCCAAGGGAATCctgctgactttgaagaatggaagtgtttgaagtTCGAAGGGGGCCTTCGTGAGGATCTGATGAGTTCAGTAGTTCCATTGGAGATACGAAATTTTGCTGAGCTGGTTAATAAGTGTAAGTTAGTAGAAGAATGTGTTAAGAAG GTTGGTAACATCCCTGCTCGCCCTATGGGAGGAAACGGAGGTAGACCGAGGCAGGATAATGGTAAACGACCTCAACAGGTGCAGGTGAACACTACATGCAAGCGATGTGGGAAGGATCATGGTTAG